In Dyadobacter subterraneus, a single genomic region encodes these proteins:
- a CDS encoding AraC family transcriptional regulator: MMASNLYPNPALRAYINPSQLKKSFNLAFEIQTLEGSPLSKIHQNQHTLTQDCYAIVWLKKGSGKFRIDLRTQQIFESNVILLSPGQHYMFEPAGMLEGYSIRFSQDFLCLAGLETSDLFHSTKHIGETIFPVVQLDNLAQAEIELIVLNMIKEYSNCFKSRTEALQGFLRILMIHLSRKIEITDSYPIGAGNNELLKKFILLLDKNFINKKMVNDYANDLAVSPNYLNEVIKRVTGFTASYHIHQRIILEAKRLALNPQINMKEIAYKLGYADMAHFSKFFKVNCGITFTDFRKQLHALRD; the protein is encoded by the coding sequence ATGATGGCTTCAAACCTCTACCCTAATCCAGCATTACGAGCATACATTAATCCGTCGCAACTAAAAAAAAGTTTTAATCTTGCTTTTGAGATACAGACACTGGAAGGTTCACCCTTATCTAAAATACATCAAAATCAGCACACTTTAACACAGGATTGTTATGCAATTGTCTGGCTAAAAAAGGGATCCGGAAAATTCAGGATTGACTTGCGGACTCAGCAGATTTTTGAAAGTAATGTAATACTTCTTTCGCCCGGACAACATTATATGTTTGAGCCAGCTGGGATGCTCGAAGGTTATAGTATTCGTTTTTCACAGGATTTCCTTTGTCTTGCCGGACTAGAAACTTCTGATCTGTTTCATTCGACAAAACATATAGGCGAAACCATATTTCCAGTTGTCCAACTGGATAATCTTGCACAGGCAGAAATCGAGCTTATTGTCTTAAATATGATAAAGGAGTATTCTAATTGTTTCAAATCCAGAACCGAAGCTCTGCAAGGGTTTTTGAGAATATTGATGATACATCTTTCCAGAAAAATTGAGATCACAGACAGCTATCCGATCGGTGCCGGAAACAATGAATTACTGAAAAAATTCATACTTCTTCTTGATAAGAACTTCATAAATAAGAAAATGGTTAACGATTATGCCAATGATCTTGCTGTCTCTCCGAATTATCTTAATGAGGTCATAAAACGAGTAACAGGTTTCACGGCAAGTTATCATATTCATCAACGGATAATTCTTGAAGCAAAAAGGTTAGCCTTAAATCCACAAATCAATATGAAGGAAATTGCCTACAAACTTGGCTATGCCGATATGGCTCATTTCAGTAAGTTTTTCAAAGTTAATTGTGGAATCACTTTTACTGATTTCAGAAAACAACTGCATGCTTTGCGTGATTAA
- a CDS encoding DUF5996 family protein: protein MKMQWPELSYQKGKSTYETLQLWTQIVGKIKLARLPWVNHSWNITLHITPTGLSTQTIPYQDQHFQIDFDFIVHQLKITSTKREVKQFALNNLSVADFYKQIFENLRELEIDLEINTMPSEIFGKITPFELDTEHVGYDPDRASAFHQALLNIQDVFMLFRTKFTGKASPVHFFWGGFDLALAFFSGRKAPKHPGKVPGMPDWVLQDAYSSEVSDAGFWTGSETLPEAAFYCYLYPEPEGYKEANVSPPEAYYNHTLGEFILPYVAVQNAADPQAKLLEFLESTYAIGSGLAKWNEELFEQEVKLN, encoded by the coding sequence ATGAAAATGCAATGGCCTGAACTTTCCTATCAAAAAGGAAAATCGACATACGAAACGCTGCAATTATGGACGCAGATTGTTGGGAAAATAAAACTAGCAAGATTGCCGTGGGTTAATCATTCCTGGAATATTACCCTTCATATTACTCCTACTGGGTTAAGTACTCAAACGATTCCATATCAGGATCAGCATTTTCAAATTGATTTTGACTTTATCGTTCATCAGTTAAAAATCACATCAACTAAGAGAGAAGTAAAACAATTCGCGCTCAACAATTTGTCGGTTGCTGATTTTTACAAACAGATCTTTGAAAATTTGAGAGAGCTGGAAATCGATCTCGAAATCAATACAATGCCTTCCGAGATTTTTGGAAAAATAACGCCTTTTGAACTTGATACTGAACATGTCGGATATGATCCGGATCGGGCTTCGGCTTTTCATCAGGCGCTGTTGAATATTCAGGACGTATTCATGCTTTTCCGGACAAAGTTTACAGGAAAGGCCAGCCCGGTTCATTTCTTTTGGGGTGGTTTCGATCTGGCACTTGCATTTTTCTCCGGTCGCAAAGCGCCGAAGCATCCTGGGAAAGTACCGGGAATGCCAGACTGGGTTTTACAGGATGCGTACAGCAGCGAAGTAAGCGACGCCGGTTTCTGGACAGGCAGCGAAACACTTCCTGAGGCAGCATTTTATTGCTACCTATATCCTGAACCGGAAGGTTATAAAGAGGCAAATGTTTCTCCGCCCGAAGCGTATTATAACCATACTTTGGGAGAGTTTATTTTACCATACGTAGCTGTACAAAACGCTGCGGATCCACAGGCAAAACTTCTGGAATTTTTAGAAAGTACTTATGCAATTGGCTCAGGATTAGCAAAGTGGAACGAGGAGTTATTTGAGCAGGAAGTAAAGCTAAATTGA
- a CDS encoding YciI family protein, with product MSEFLLAIHRDITHADANPSPEQMKSAIKPYQDWIAGIAAQDKLIGTPKRWDVDGRVIKSDGTVTNGPYAEVKESIGGLFLIKANDYDEAVEIAKGCPIIQYGAVVEVRLAIPPVQ from the coding sequence ATGAGCGAATTCTTATTAGCAATCCACCGTGACATTACGCATGCAGACGCAAATCCATCACCAGAACAAATGAAATCAGCGATTAAACCATATCAGGACTGGATTGCCGGCATTGCTGCACAGGACAAATTGATCGGTACACCAAAACGTTGGGATGTGGACGGGCGTGTAATCAAAAGTGACGGCACTGTTACAAATGGTCCTTATGCCGAAGTAAAAGAGTCGATTGGCGGCTTGTTTTTGATCAAGGCAAATGATTATGACGAAGCAGTAGAAATTGCAAAAGGCTGTCCGATTATTCAATATGGCGCTGTTGTTGAGGTTCGTCTGGCAATTCCGCCGGTTCAATAA
- a CDS encoding sigma 54-interacting transcriptional regulator: protein MKNSKSEIVVESQPGNNSIDTLRDQIESYERERKILLDLSNDITKVRKKNDLIALFSSRIKGLFYFTHAIVTLIDETNETYTPFLLDHSASPIKNHSEYSELIQAHFSLNEPFINQVLGSDGPECFLLDEIMDKPGSPKFLRVNYEEGIREILMTPLRSKMQTIGFLHMYSDRKDSFGAEFKTIIKGIAPQISSAVSNIIKNEEIAYKENVNEVLLSLSNEMVTVRDRKDLLKVINFGLKKLIPFTHSVMTVLDDSGETYNAFLTDDDSRAKEFSKYTEAISNPYPVNDGIYDKAAQSEKPVVLNMKSFDISKVPLWFRLNYVAGAREMVIKILPDEGIAKHSIILFANKENTFDKKSINIIERISSQLSTAASNISANEEILSKEEEKSFLLDFSQDIAGVRTKDDLEKAISSVLQSVLNIRLSMIRIIEDDGLTLSPYMYDKHMFYGEEPIFKELASKNIGIDEYLTAKVLNSKHPVIFNIEEEDRKGNSAKYLYFWKKAGLKNAYGAALRVGNQNLGTLWLLTDEVNLTLLKGICAQISIAISNIRANEKVLTYKQLLEVENDHLKEQIQTIYNFSEIVGNGEEMQKVYHLISLVAESKSSVLLLGETGTGKELIARAIHNASPRKNKLMIKVNCAALPANLIESELFGHEKGAFTGATDRRIGKFELANNSTLFLDEIGEMPLEAQVKLLRVIQEKELERVGGKTTISVDVRIIAATNRDLEEEIKAGRFRSDLFYRLNVFPINLPPLRDRVEDIAPLANFFVGRYSKNAGRKVNSISPKVIQELKSYLWPGNVRELEHLIERSVLLSSETVLREVHLPKDRSETKNQEVDLANRTLEEVERSYIIEIIKRCSGKLSGRGGAAEYLDIPATTLHSKIKKLEIHKSEYFSA from the coding sequence ATGAAGAATTCAAAATCTGAAATTGTAGTCGAAAGTCAACCTGGAAATAATTCTATCGATACCTTGCGTGATCAGATTGAATCGTATGAAAGGGAAAGAAAGATTCTTCTGGATTTAAGTAATGATATCACAAAGGTCAGGAAAAAAAATGACTTGATAGCTTTATTTTCCTCCCGCATAAAAGGTCTGTTTTATTTCACACATGCCATTGTTACGCTTATTGATGAAACGAATGAAACGTACACACCTTTTCTTTTAGATCACTCTGCATCTCCGATAAAAAATCATTCAGAATATTCAGAACTTATTCAGGCGCATTTTTCGTTGAATGAGCCTTTCATAAATCAGGTTTTAGGCTCAGATGGACCAGAATGTTTTCTATTGGATGAGATCATGGACAAACCCGGAAGTCCTAAATTTCTACGAGTGAACTACGAAGAAGGAATAAGGGAAATTTTGATGACACCGCTAAGGAGTAAAATGCAGACCATCGGTTTTTTGCATATGTATTCTGATAGGAAAGACAGTTTTGGTGCCGAATTTAAGACAATAATAAAAGGAATAGCTCCGCAGATTTCCAGTGCAGTTTCAAATATTATCAAAAACGAAGAGATCGCATACAAAGAAAATGTTAATGAGGTTTTGCTTTCTTTGAGCAATGAAATGGTGACAGTACGTGACCGGAAAGATCTTTTAAAGGTAATCAATTTTGGCCTTAAAAAACTGATTCCGTTTACACATAGCGTTATGACGGTACTGGATGATAGCGGTGAAACTTATAATGCTTTTTTAACAGATGACGATTCCCGGGCCAAGGAATTTTCGAAGTACACGGAGGCAATTTCCAATCCTTATCCGGTTAACGACGGTATTTATGACAAGGCTGCTCAGTCGGAAAAACCTGTTGTATTAAATATGAAGTCCTTCGATATCAGTAAAGTACCGCTTTGGTTTCGCCTAAATTATGTTGCAGGAGCCCGGGAAATGGTTATCAAAATCCTGCCAGACGAGGGAATTGCCAAGCATAGCATCATTCTATTTGCGAATAAGGAAAATACATTTGATAAAAAATCGATCAATATTATTGAAAGAATTTCCAGTCAGCTTTCAACGGCAGCAAGTAATATCTCAGCCAATGAAGAAATTCTTAGTAAGGAAGAGGAAAAATCATTTTTGCTTGATTTTAGTCAGGATATCGCTGGGGTGAGAACAAAGGATGATTTGGAAAAAGCCATTTCCAGCGTTTTGCAAAGTGTTTTAAATATCAGGTTATCCATGATCAGGATTATTGAAGATGATGGCTTGACGCTAAGTCCTTATATGTATGACAAGCATATGTTTTATGGCGAAGAACCAATTTTCAAAGAACTTGCGTCAAAAAATATTGGGATTGATGAGTATTTGACAGCTAAAGTTCTCAACAGTAAGCATCCTGTAATTTTTAATATTGAAGAAGAGGATAGAAAAGGGAACAGTGCAAAATATCTTTATTTCTGGAAAAAAGCTGGTTTGAAAAATGCTTATGGAGCAGCGCTTCGCGTAGGAAATCAAAACCTGGGAACCTTATGGTTATTAACGGATGAAGTGAATCTGACACTTTTAAAAGGAATTTGTGCCCAGATTTCTATCGCTATTTCCAATATCCGTGCTAATGAAAAAGTATTGACTTACAAGCAATTGCTGGAAGTTGAGAATGATCATTTGAAGGAGCAGATCCAGACGATCTACAACTTTTCGGAAATTGTTGGAAACGGTGAAGAAATGCAGAAAGTGTACCATTTAATATCGCTGGTCGCTGAATCAAAATCATCCGTTTTATTATTGGGTGAAACAGGAACCGGAAAAGAACTAATCGCCCGGGCAATCCATAATGCCTCGCCAAGAAAAAACAAGTTAATGATCAAAGTTAATTGCGCCGCTTTACCAGCTAACCTGATAGAAAGTGAATTATTTGGTCATGAAAAGGGAGCGTTTACAGGCGCAACAGACCGGCGGATCGGTAAATTTGAATTAGCAAATAATAGTACATTATTTCTAGATGAGATTGGCGAGATGCCTTTGGAAGCTCAGGTGAAGCTGCTACGCGTGATCCAGGAAAAAGAATTGGAAAGAGTAGGAGGGAAAACCACCATAAGTGTTGATGTACGGATTATCGCAGCCACAAATCGTGATCTGGAAGAAGAAATAAAAGCAGGAAGATTCCGGTCTGACCTTTTTTACCGGTTAAATGTTTTTCCAATTAATCTGCCGCCATTGCGTGATCGTGTAGAAGATATTGCTCCGCTCGCCAACTTTTTTGTTGGTCGTTACAGCAAAAATGCGGGTAGAAAAGTGAATTCGATTTCGCCAAAAGTTATCCAGGAATTGAAGAGTTATTTGTGGCCTGGAAATGTCAGGGAACTGGAACATCTTATTGAAAGAAGTGTTTTGTTAAGCAGCGAAACCGTGCTGCGTGAAGTTCATTTGCCAAAAGACAGATCAGAAACTAAAAATCAGGAAGTGGATCTTGCTAATCGAACACTGGAAGAAGTGGAGCGTTCGTACATTATTGAAATTATTAAAAGATGCAGTGGAAAATTGTCAGGACGTGGAGGCGCAGCCGAGTATCTGGATATTCCGGCAACAACGCTGCATTCTAAAATTAAGAAATTAGAGATTCATAAGTCGGAATATTTTTCGGCTTAA
- a CDS encoding YciI family protein produces the protein MKEFLLVFRRDYKTKKAQLSAGQMQTHEKRWDDWLENLAAQNLLARPFQRLDAQGIILNPNNIVASGPYFELKESIAGLIVVNAASYEEALKIARGCPILEVGGNVEIRLGN, from the coding sequence ATGAAAGAATTCCTGTTGGTATTCCGCAGAGATTATAAAACTAAAAAGGCACAGCTCTCCGCCGGGCAGATGCAAACACACGAAAAGCGCTGGGACGACTGGCTGGAAAATCTGGCCGCTCAAAATTTATTAGCAAGACCTTTTCAACGCCTCGATGCTCAGGGAATAATACTTAATCCCAACAATATCGTAGCATCGGGCCCTTATTTTGAATTGAAAGAATCCATAGCCGGCCTAATTGTCGTTAATGCGGCCAGTTATGAAGAGGCATTAAAAATTGCCAGAGGCTGTCCGATCCTGGAAGTTGGTGGAAATGTGGAGATCCGTCTTGGCAATTAA
- a CDS encoding SphA family protein, whose translation MKRIIGGKLYFTFLITLLFLGNLINVQAQDPVLPATNLGLTNMLDGAAPPPGFYYQNYTQVYKANGFYDSNGKKTSGDLNVNYLLSLHQFIYLSKIPVLHGNLEFTVILPLVKLSATGTMAKLPGVNPVVLGDVTVGGGIQWSDKKLFNKGFWSRAEIDLTIPSGSGKKEFNINPSAQLYTLSAYYAFTFFLNKKFSVSSRNIINYNFNKSRANDRPGAFYNVNYSAEYTLVKTLRAEVAGYYLKQFRQDSFNGNSHYYQEKMGVADTREQIFAVGPGLSYQTSSGVFLEAKVFFETAAKNRFEGVKPSFRIGIPLK comes from the coding sequence ATGAAAAGAATAATTGGCGGAAAACTGTATTTTACTTTTCTGATTACATTACTTTTTCTGGGAAATTTAATAAATGTTCAGGCGCAGGATCCGGTGCTTCCGGCAACAAATCTGGGTCTGACAAATATGCTGGACGGAGCCGCGCCACCGCCAGGATTTTATTACCAGAATTACACGCAGGTTTACAAAGCGAATGGGTTTTACGATTCCAACGGAAAAAAGACATCGGGCGATTTGAATGTCAATTATCTTCTGTCACTGCATCAGTTTATTTACCTTTCCAAGATTCCGGTTTTGCATGGAAATCTTGAATTTACAGTGATACTGCCACTGGTAAAATTATCTGCTACCGGGACAATGGCAAAATTACCAGGTGTTAATCCGGTTGTTTTAGGTGATGTGACGGTAGGTGGAGGAATCCAGTGGTCAGATAAAAAACTTTTTAATAAAGGGTTTTGGAGCAGGGCTGAAATTGATCTTACCATACCCAGCGGCTCGGGCAAGAAGGAATTCAACATTAATCCTTCTGCGCAGTTGTATACGCTTTCTGCTTACTATGCTTTTACCTTTTTTTTGAATAAAAAATTCAGCGTGAGTAGCCGGAATATCATCAATTATAACTTTAACAAAAGCAGAGCTAATGACCGGCCAGGTGCCTTTTATAATGTTAATTATTCAGCTGAATATACGCTTGTTAAAACGCTTCGGGCAGAAGTAGCTGGTTATTATCTGAAACAATTCAGACAGGATTCTTTCAATGGGAATTCTCATTATTACCAGGAAAAGATGGGCGTTGCTGATACGCGTGAGCAGATTTTTGCAGTAGGTCCGGGGCTCAGTTACCAAACTTCATCCGGCGTTTTTTTGGAGGCAAAAGTATTCTTTGAAACTGCCGCCAAAAATCGATTTGAGGGCGTCAAACCATCTTTTCGAATTGGAATACCGCTCAAATAA
- a CDS encoding SDR family oxidoreductase codes for MKIVVIGGSGLIGSKVVSKLSALGHEVIAASPNSGVNTITGEGLAQVLIGTDVVVDVANSPSFEDKAVLEFFETSGRNLLAAEAVAGVKHHVALSVVGTDRLAESGYFRGKIAQEKLIKASPISYTIVHSTQFFEFLGGIAQSGTQGDTVHLSPAFVQPISSEDVAAAVADATLGAPINGTVEIAGPEKIRLSDLVQRYLTEMNDPRKVVSDVHARYFGAELTDEMLVPGENPIIGAIDFETWFTSQKKATV; via the coding sequence ATGAAAATTGTAGTCATTGGCGGAAGCGGCCTTATCGGTTCAAAAGTTGTAAGTAAACTGAGTGCACTTGGACATGAAGTAATCGCAGCATCACCAAATTCAGGAGTTAATACAATCACCGGCGAAGGCTTGGCGCAAGTATTAATTGGCACAGATGTCGTTGTAGATGTTGCCAATTCTCCTTCTTTTGAAGACAAAGCTGTTTTGGAATTCTTCGAAACTTCGGGACGTAATCTTTTGGCCGCGGAAGCCGTTGCAGGCGTAAAACATCACGTTGCACTTTCAGTTGTTGGAACTGATCGTTTGGCGGAAAGTGGATATTTCCGTGGGAAAATTGCTCAGGAAAAACTGATCAAAGCTTCACCGATTTCTTACACGATTGTTCATTCAACACAATTCTTTGAATTCTTGGGCGGCATTGCTCAGTCAGGAACACAAGGAGATACCGTTCATCTTTCACCCGCATTTGTACAACCCATTTCTTCTGAAGATGTTGCAGCAGCTGTGGCTGACGCTACTCTTGGTGCGCCAATAAACGGAACAGTTGAAATCGCGGGTCCTGAAAAAATCCGTCTTTCTGATCTTGTTCAGCGTTATCTGACAGAAATGAATGATCCTCGTAAAGTTGTTTCTGATGTTCATGCCCGTTATTTCGGTGCAGAACTGACGGACGAAATGCTGGTTCCTGGAGAAAATCCAATCATCGGAGCTATCGATTTTGAAACCTGGTTTACAAGTCAGAAAAAAGCGACAGTATAA
- a CDS encoding YciI family protein has protein sequence MNEFVLVFHKDHRVSEVPTSEEEIQMNLKVWHDWFRSLAAQDKLAIPIQFWDPLGKVLKPDNVVTEGPYSEIGKSIDGLIVVKAVDYIEAKEIANECPVLELGGTVEIRMVN, from the coding sequence ATGAACGAGTTCGTATTAGTATTTCATAAGGATCACCGGGTTTCAGAAGTTCCTACATCAGAAGAGGAAATTCAGATGAATCTTAAAGTCTGGCATGACTGGTTTCGCAGTCTGGCAGCCCAGGACAAACTAGCGATTCCGATTCAATTCTGGGATCCGCTGGGTAAAGTTTTGAAGCCTGATAATGTTGTAACCGAAGGGCCGTATTCGGAAATAGGAAAATCTATCGACGGACTAATCGTTGTGAAAGCGGTGGACTACATCGAAGCCAAAGAAATCGCGAATGAGTGCCCTGTTTTGGAACTGGGTGGAACTGTTGAAATCCGGATGGTGAATTGA
- a CDS encoding NAD(P)/FAD-dependent oxidoreductase, which translates to METVNAFKKRIVIIGGGFAGLNLVRQLYNNNFYHVTLVDKNNYNYFTPLLYQVATSFLEPSSISYPFRKLFKGRDIAFRMATVLHVDTEDNILHLTDGSELEYDYLIFAAGSKTNFFGNESIQRNAFSLKGIDDALFIRNELIKTLEKASLEKDPVEKQKLLTIVIAGGGPTGVEVAGMLAEMKRYILGMDYPELKMDEAQIYVIDGAPYLLAPMSDKTHNAAYEALTSMDVHIKLKTQVTLFENDKVHLSNGEIIEAKTLLWAAGVIAHTFEGINETSLGRGKRMITDAYNLVQGYHNVYAIGDISIQFTDDVYPAGHPQLAQPAIQQGKRLAKNLLAMAQGKPLKPFKYFDRGDMAIIGRRYAYADLFKHKFHLGGLPGLLGWLFIHLISLVNYDNMLRTLYSWAISYLTCDQSLRMIFRSENRENREAIISEPVEEHKFTA; encoded by the coding sequence ATGGAAACCGTTAATGCATTCAAAAAACGTATCGTAATCATTGGTGGCGGTTTCGCTGGCCTCAATTTGGTGAGACAATTATATAACAACAATTTCTATCACGTCACTTTGGTAGACAAAAATAATTACAACTATTTTACGCCGTTGCTTTACCAGGTTGCCACGAGTTTTCTGGAACCTTCCAGTATCAGTTATCCATTTCGGAAACTTTTCAAAGGGAGAGATATTGCGTTCAGAATGGCGACGGTTTTGCATGTTGATACGGAAGATAATATTTTACATTTAACTGATGGCAGCGAACTGGAATATGATTATCTGATTTTTGCAGCGGGTTCCAAAACAAATTTTTTCGGTAACGAAAGTATTCAGCGAAATGCATTTTCTTTGAAAGGAATTGACGATGCTTTGTTTATTAGAAATGAATTGATCAAAACCCTGGAAAAAGCTTCTCTGGAAAAAGATCCGGTAGAAAAGCAAAAATTGCTGACCATCGTAATCGCAGGCGGCGGACCGACAGGCGTGGAAGTTGCCGGTATGCTTGCGGAGATGAAACGATACATTCTGGGCATGGATTATCCTGAACTGAAAATGGATGAAGCCCAGATTTATGTGATTGATGGCGCACCTTATCTTTTGGCGCCAATGAGTGATAAAACGCACAACGCGGCTTATGAGGCACTTACCAGCATGGATGTGCATATCAAATTAAAAACGCAGGTTACGCTTTTTGAAAATGACAAAGTGCATTTATCAAACGGCGAAATCATTGAAGCGAAAACTTTATTATGGGCAGCTGGTGTCATTGCACATACATTTGAAGGAATTAATGAAACCAGTCTTGGAAGAGGGAAAAGAATGATTACGGATGCTTATAATCTCGTGCAAGGTTATCATAATGTGTATGCAATCGGCGATATTAGCATACAATTTACTGATGATGTTTATCCGGCCGGACACCCACAACTTGCGCAGCCTGCTATCCAACAGGGAAAAAGGCTAGCCAAAAATTTGTTGGCCATGGCGCAGGGAAAACCTTTGAAACCATTTAAATATTTTGACCGCGGTGATATGGCGATCATTGGCAGGAGATATGCCTATGCAGATCTTTTCAAACATAAGTTTCATTTAGGCGGTTTGCCTGGTCTTTTGGGATGGCTGTTTATCCATCTTATTTCGCTCGTCAATTATGACAATATGTTGAGGACACTTTACAGCTGGGCAATTTCTTATCTGACTTGCGACCAATCTTTAAGAATGATTTTTCGATCTGAAAACAGAGAAAACCGGGAAGCTATAATTTCTGAACCAGTGGAAGAACATAAGTTCACGGCCTGA
- a CDS encoding alpha/beta hydrolase, translating into MENPNNFSNKTQFTTRKLYGDFATQQELDAEYDVEKAVPGFLKYINNFSANSEKARAILQGRTVVQYGPTLMERLTVYPAKNPDAPVMLFVHGGYWRLGIGDEYDFVATGPSLAGFTVVIITYALTPSVNIPEMVRQVRSSIAWTANNISNFNGNTDRILIAGHSAGAHLAAMTISTDWADYGLPADTIKGVLAISGLYDLEPVSQTFVEPAVRITAEQILSSSPIRLVRQNKIPLIVVWGELETASFQKQSVDYCKAWQNAGNQSHYLIVPNANHFNILEGFETVDGFLTKEILSLLA; encoded by the coding sequence ATGGAAAATCCGAATAATTTTTCAAATAAAACCCAATTTACAACCCGGAAATTATACGGTGACTTTGCCACTCAGCAAGAGCTTGATGCGGAATATGATGTCGAAAAAGCAGTGCCTGGCTTTTTGAAATATATCAATAATTTCTCTGCAAACAGCGAAAAAGCGCGTGCGATTCTTCAAGGCAGAACTGTTGTACAATACGGTCCGACGCTGATGGAAAGATTAACTGTTTATCCGGCGAAAAATCCGGATGCGCCTGTCATGCTTTTTGTTCACGGCGGTTACTGGCGACTGGGTATTGGTGATGAATATGATTTCGTAGCTACGGGCCCATCGCTGGCAGGATTTACGGTTGTTATCATTACTTACGCCTTAACGCCATCCGTCAATATTCCTGAAATGGTACGTCAGGTGCGGTCATCCATTGCCTGGACTGCAAATAATATTTCAAATTTTAACGGTAATACGGATCGCATTTTAATCGCCGGACATTCAGCCGGAGCACATCTGGCAGCTATGACCATCAGCACAGATTGGGCTGATTATGGCTTGCCAGCTGATACGATTAAAGGTGTGTTGGCGATAAGCGGATTATACGATCTTGAACCTGTATCACAAACTTTTGTCGAGCCGGCTGTTCGTATTACAGCTGAACAAATTTTGTCATCCAGCCCTATCCGCTTGGTTCGCCAGAATAAAATCCCGTTGATTGTTGTATGGGGTGAATTGGAAACTGCGTCGTTCCAAAAACAATCTGTTGATTATTGTAAAGCATGGCAAAATGCTGGTAATCAGTCGCATTATTTAATAGTACCAAATGCAAATCACTTTAATATTTTGGAAGGATTTGAAACCGTAGACGGGTTCTTAACCAAAGAAATACTATCCCTTTTGGCATAA
- a CDS encoding NADPH-dependent FMN reductase, whose amino-acid sequence MDLIISGTNRPDSNSLKVAKYYQKELESKGVSLDLLSFMELPSDLLVSDMYGQRSEAFQLIQDRVLAAEKFIFIIPEYNGGMPGVLKSFIDACKFPESFLDKKAALVGIGAGRHGNLRGLEHFTGIANHFNLHVMPMKIYLPSIHTELDQEGNFSSDETKAFVDTQIDKFIKY is encoded by the coding sequence ATGGACTTAATTATTTCAGGGACTAATCGCCCGGATAGCAATTCATTAAAAGTAGCGAAGTATTACCAAAAAGAACTTGAAAGTAAAGGTGTATCGCTGGATCTTTTGTCATTTATGGAATTGCCGTCAGATCTGCTTGTTTCCGATATGTACGGACAAAGAAGTGAGGCTTTTCAACTAATTCAAGACAGAGTTTTGGCGGCTGAAAAATTCATTTTTATTATTCCTGAATACAACGGAGGAATGCCCGGCGTGCTGAAAAGTTTTATCGATGCCTGTAAGTTTCCAGAATCATTTTTGGATAAAAAAGCCGCTTTGGTAGGAATTGGAGCCGGTCGTCATGGAAATTTGAGAGGACTTGAACATTTTACCGGGATTGCCAATCATTTCAATTTACATGTAATGCCGATGAAAATTTATCTTCCATCAATTCATACAGAACTGGATCAGGAGGGTAATTTTTCATCTGATGAAACAAAGGCGTTTGTGGATACCCAGATCGATAAGTTCATTAAGTATTAG